The Flexivirga oryzae genome has a segment encoding these proteins:
- a CDS encoding sugar ABC transporter ATP-binding protein: MSTPPASDVVVRVAGLSKVFGHTRALDGAGLTLRRGAVHALLGGNGSGKSTAIKILAGVYTADAGTIAVHGIEHAAAEWTSVASREAGFRFVHQDLGLFDELSIAENFALDAGYPTSGVRRVRWKKLRSDVAALLEAFEIQAVPDQPVGALRPAQRSMVAIARALQETGASEPVLVLDEPTATLPAHESEALLQAIRRRANLGQTVVMVSHRMAEVLEVADDFTVFRDGRSVASLVGETPSEDDLVAHMVGRPAGAALPGVAERARQEAAPALEITSLHAGPLAGVDLQVLPGEIVGVTGLVGSGRSTLLRTVFGTRRPDAGDLLIHGVRQSGREDAKTRMAAGVAYVAEDRLAESSFLDLSIRENLGVSVLREFWGARGMSRAAESSTARDLVRTHRVKAGDLSAPFATLSGGNQQKVVLARWLRREPRILLLDEPTQGVDVMSRQEIYQTVRSAASAGTAVLVASSDFAELAALCDRVVILQRGVVAGELSGDDLTADQLTAVTQTDLLRAGAPR, from the coding sequence ATGTCCACGCCACCTGCGAGCGACGTCGTGGTGCGGGTCGCCGGGCTGTCCAAGGTCTTCGGGCACACCCGCGCGCTGGACGGTGCGGGACTGACCCTGCGACGCGGCGCCGTCCACGCACTGCTCGGCGGCAACGGGTCCGGCAAGTCGACCGCCATCAAGATCCTCGCCGGGGTCTACACCGCTGATGCCGGCACCATCGCGGTCCACGGCATCGAGCACGCTGCGGCCGAGTGGACATCGGTGGCCAGCCGTGAGGCGGGGTTCCGCTTCGTGCACCAGGACCTCGGCCTGTTCGACGAGTTGTCCATCGCGGAGAACTTCGCGCTCGATGCCGGCTACCCCACCTCGGGAGTGCGACGCGTCCGCTGGAAGAAGCTGCGCTCCGATGTCGCGGCGCTGCTGGAAGCCTTCGAGATTCAGGCGGTGCCGGACCAGCCGGTCGGCGCGCTGCGTCCCGCGCAGCGATCGATGGTCGCCATCGCCCGCGCCCTGCAGGAGACCGGGGCCAGTGAGCCGGTCCTGGTCCTGGACGAGCCCACCGCGACCCTCCCGGCGCACGAGTCGGAAGCGTTGTTGCAGGCGATCCGTCGCCGCGCCAACCTCGGCCAGACAGTGGTGATGGTCAGCCATCGAATGGCCGAGGTGCTGGAGGTGGCCGACGACTTCACCGTCTTCCGCGACGGGCGCAGCGTCGCGTCGCTGGTGGGAGAAACGCCCAGCGAGGACGACCTCGTCGCTCACATGGTCGGCCGGCCCGCCGGGGCGGCACTGCCCGGGGTCGCGGAGCGGGCGCGGCAGGAGGCCGCGCCGGCGCTGGAGATCACCTCACTGCACGCCGGACCCCTCGCCGGCGTCGACCTGCAGGTGCTGCCCGGCGAGATCGTCGGTGTCACCGGTCTGGTGGGCAGCGGCCGCAGCACCCTGCTGCGGACCGTCTTCGGAACGCGTCGGCCGGATGCCGGCGATCTGCTGATCCACGGTGTGCGGCAGTCCGGCAGGGAGGACGCCAAGACCCGGATGGCCGCCGGCGTGGCGTATGTCGCCGAGGATCGCCTCGCCGAGTCGTCCTTTCTGGACTTGTCGATCCGGGAGAACCTGGGTGTCTCGGTGTTGCGCGAATTCTGGGGAGCCCGCGGTATGTCGCGCGCCGCCGAGTCCAGCACCGCACGCGACCTGGTTCGTACCCACCGGGTCAAGGCCGGCGATCTGAGCGCTCCGTTCGCAACGTTGTCCGGCGGCAACCAGCAAAAGGTGGTGTTGGCGCGGTGGTTGCGTCGCGAACCGCGCATCCTGCTGCTCGACGAGCCCACCCAGGGCGTCGATGTCATGTCGCGCCAGGAGATCTATCAGACGGTGCGGTCAGCGGCTTCCGCCGGGACCGCGGTCCTGGTGGCGTCCTCGGACTTCGCCGAGTTGGCCGCGCTGTGTGACCGGGTGGTCATCCTGCAGCGCGGTGTCGTCGCGGGCGAGCTGTCCGGCGACGACCTCACGGCGGACCAGCTGACCGCCGTCACCCAGACCGATCTGCTCCGCGCAGGAGCGCCGCGATGA
- a CDS encoding sugar ABC transporter substrate-binding protein, which translates to MQTQPVISRTRRAAMAGAMLAVSALALSACSATSNSAGAKQSSGATNSSAKRALATAYKGVTGTPPTTSATPKKGVSLWVVSCGQSVPSCSTPVAAAKQAATKVGWTVHVCDGQLNPNGWGNCIRQATSAKAKVVIPVGIDCASVQAPMEAADKAGVTLIGGGGADCTATGGKKTLATERLQLPNTTIEQYWNLNGKLQADWIIGKTNGKAKVVMLNFTDPVWGPWITAGFKKELAKCSGCSIVKTLDISNADASGGQLAQKFSTALLQATSANSVMVPVGGWMQAGLTQAIESSNKVSKLVVSSGFGDASTMDIVRSKKFTFGALGYASEWGAYGSIDEAIRVLDDKKPVIEGDGFQMVDATHNLPATGDYTGGKVDFKADYLKLWGVS; encoded by the coding sequence ATGCAGACCCAGCCTGTCATCTCCCGCACTCGCCGTGCTGCCATGGCCGGTGCCATGCTCGCAGTCTCGGCGCTTGCGCTGTCCGCGTGCTCGGCGACGTCGAACTCTGCTGGCGCGAAACAGTCTTCCGGCGCGACCAACAGCAGCGCGAAACGAGCGCTCGCCACGGCGTACAAGGGTGTCACTGGCACCCCACCGACCACCTCCGCGACGCCGAAGAAGGGCGTCAGCCTGTGGGTCGTGTCCTGCGGCCAATCGGTCCCGAGTTGTTCGACCCCGGTAGCCGCGGCGAAGCAGGCCGCCACCAAGGTCGGCTGGACCGTTCACGTCTGCGACGGTCAGCTCAACCCGAACGGCTGGGGCAACTGCATCCGCCAGGCGACCAGCGCCAAGGCGAAGGTGGTGATCCCGGTCGGCATCGACTGCGCGTCGGTGCAGGCGCCGATGGAGGCCGCCGACAAGGCCGGGGTCACGCTGATCGGCGGCGGTGGCGCAGACTGCACCGCAACCGGCGGCAAGAAGACCCTGGCAACCGAACGACTGCAGCTGCCGAACACGACGATCGAGCAGTACTGGAACCTCAACGGCAAGCTGCAGGCCGACTGGATCATCGGCAAGACCAATGGCAAGGCGAAGGTCGTCATGCTGAACTTCACCGACCCGGTCTGGGGGCCGTGGATCACCGCGGGGTTCAAGAAGGAGCTCGCGAAGTGCTCCGGCTGCAGCATCGTCAAGACGTTGGACATCTCCAATGCCGACGCGTCCGGCGGTCAGCTCGCGCAGAAGTTCTCCACCGCACTGCTGCAGGCGACCTCGGCCAACTCCGTGATGGTCCCGGTCGGTGGATGGATGCAGGCCGGGCTCACCCAGGCGATCGAGTCCTCCAACAAGGTCTCGAAGCTGGTCGTCTCCAGCGGATTCGGCGACGCCTCGACGATGGATATCGTCCGCAGCAAGAAGTTCACCTTCGGGGCACTCGGCTACGCGTCCGAATGGGGCGCCTACGGCTCGATCGACGAGGCGATCAGGGTGCTCGACGACAAGAAGCCGGTCATCGAGGGTGACGGCTTCCAAATGGTCGACGCGACGCACAACCTGCCCGCCACGGGCGACTACACCGGCGGGAAGGTCGACTTCAAGGCCGACTACCTCAAGCTGTGGGGCGTCAGCTGA
- a CDS encoding MBL fold metallo-hydrolase, whose translation MPWKSPDPYVEQVADGVFAYVQPDGSWMINNAGWVDDGAGTVLVVDTLATQARTEKLLGSLEAANAASAAYLVNTHHHPDHTYGNCFLPESTLVVGHERCRQEMLAAGLEATRVVTQPTYGNVRVRPPEVTYTDRMTLHLGDRRVELIHPGPAHTSNDTVVWLPGERVLFSGDVLFVGGQPFLLEGSLQGFPLALQLIRDLDPAIVVPGHGPVLRGAEVGAVLDRLGGYAEWVSVIARRGHAAGSSPLATAQANQDTEFATWQESERLAGNLHRAWSELDGNPLDHRLTVPDVWPDMVALHGGPIPCHA comes from the coding sequence ATGCCCTGGAAGTCCCCCGACCCGTACGTCGAGCAGGTCGCCGACGGAGTCTTCGCCTATGTCCAGCCGGACGGCAGCTGGATGATCAACAATGCCGGCTGGGTCGACGACGGCGCAGGCACCGTGCTCGTCGTCGACACCCTCGCGACACAGGCCCGGACCGAGAAGCTGCTCGGCAGTCTCGAGGCGGCGAACGCGGCGAGCGCGGCGTACCTGGTGAACACCCATCACCACCCCGACCACACCTATGGCAACTGCTTCCTGCCCGAGTCCACCCTGGTGGTGGGGCACGAGCGGTGCCGGCAGGAGATGCTCGCCGCCGGGCTGGAGGCAACCCGCGTGGTCACCCAGCCGACGTATGGCAATGTCCGTGTCCGCCCTCCCGAGGTGACCTACACCGACCGGATGACGCTGCACCTCGGCGACCGGCGGGTCGAGCTGATCCATCCGGGACCCGCACACACCAGTAACGACACCGTGGTGTGGCTGCCCGGTGAACGCGTGTTGTTCTCTGGTGACGTCCTCTTCGTCGGCGGACAGCCGTTCTTGCTCGAAGGCTCGCTGCAGGGCTTCCCGTTGGCGCTGCAGCTGATTCGCGATCTCGACCCCGCCATCGTCGTGCCGGGCCACGGACCTGTGCTGCGAGGCGCCGAGGTCGGTGCGGTGCTCGACCGGCTCGGAGGGTATGCCGAGTGGGTCTCCGTGATCGCCCGGCGCGGCCACGCCGCCGGATCCAGCCCGCTCGCCACCGCACAAGCCAACCAGGACACCGAATTCGCGACGTGGCAGGAGTCTGAGCGACTGGCCGGCAACCTGCACCGCGCCTGGTCCGAACTCGACGGCAACCCCCTGGATCACCGGCTCACAGTCCCGGACGTGTGGCCGGACATGGTGGCGCTGCACGGCGGCCCGATCCCCTGCCACGCATGA
- a CDS encoding cupin domain-containing protein produces the protein MSETRAASRFSRPRRVVTGHTPEGVSVVLSDGPVPVSRELSDDGVAFHEVWSTRATPALLIAAEPEPTERDLTVPPPERGTRIRINEFLPGHLDEHGRQSPVHRTASVDYGIVLTGEITLLLDDAEVTLHPGDIVVQRGTVHAWANRGDTTARVAFILVDGEFSAELAQTLPGGLEGLMRHGPRDA, from the coding sequence ATGAGCGAAACGCGAGCCGCCTCACGCTTCTCCCGCCCCCGGCGCGTCGTCACCGGGCACACGCCGGAGGGAGTGTCCGTCGTCCTGTCGGACGGGCCGGTGCCGGTGAGCCGCGAACTCTCGGACGACGGTGTCGCCTTCCATGAGGTCTGGTCAACGCGCGCCACGCCCGCACTGCTGATAGCCGCCGAACCCGAGCCGACCGAGCGTGACCTGACAGTGCCGCCACCGGAACGCGGCACCCGCATCCGGATCAACGAGTTCCTGCCCGGTCATCTCGACGAACACGGCCGACAGTCGCCTGTGCACCGCACCGCCTCGGTCGACTACGGCATCGTGCTGACCGGCGAGATCACCCTGCTGCTCGACGACGCGGAGGTGACCCTGCACCCGGGGGACATCGTCGTGCAACGCGGCACCGTTCATGCGTGGGCCAACCGCGGCGACACCACCGCCCGGGTGGCATTCATCCTTGTCGACGGTGAGTTCTCGGCCGAGCTGGCACAAACCCTTCCCGGTGGGCTGGAGGGGCTGATGCGGCACGGGCCACGAGACGCGTAA
- a CDS encoding C1 family peptidase produces MAIELSQLQAQVRELGLPWTPGVTENSGHSLLQAQSRLGAVPPEGVTSLAERQAAAAARRAGAEAPAGLPTAFDWRNAGGDFVTPIRDQGGCGSCVAFGAIAVLESMVRIRAHNPGLGVDLSEAQLFFCYGPGHGAGHCPGGGWWPDQAFACMADGIVDESCFPYTAADQPCNLCPDWATKLTKFTSSTTRNSIAAMKQFISSTGPMTTCFTVYEDFYYHYAGGVYTYNASTSGNAVGGHCVCIVGYDDSQGCWIAKNSWGSGWGENGFFRIAYGSAGIDAEMWGIDGTVTSPLIPLTQSGRATTPMSVVARNPQHLDLFEVGPDGKTVSTWWDASAGWGQWFWVSGGVASPGGEGSPVTSVSRNPNHLDLFTVGTDNRVYSCWWDAASGWAAWFVIPGLTARPGSSVEVVSRYADHLDLFTTDSTGKTMSTWWDASSGWANGWFQLAGGVAAAGSPVTAVSRFTNHLDVFTVGTDNRVYSCWWDASSGWSSWFPLPGVTCGAGARVSVVSRATGNLDLFTTDTSGRIMSTWWNDQGGWANSWFQVSGGVASPGSDVTVLARYATHLDLFVVGTDNRVYSAWWDGSTGWANWFVVSGGVSTKGGQVACISRTQNHIDLFTTGTDGLVYSTWWDGSSGWANWFQVT; encoded by the coding sequence ATGGCCATCGAACTATCCCAGTTGCAAGCCCAGGTCCGCGAACTCGGGTTGCCCTGGACGCCCGGAGTCACGGAGAACTCCGGGCACTCGCTGCTGCAGGCACAGTCCCGCCTCGGGGCCGTGCCTCCGGAGGGTGTGACCTCGCTCGCGGAGCGACAGGCCGCCGCCGCAGCGCGCCGCGCGGGAGCCGAGGCTCCCGCCGGCCTGCCGACCGCCTTCGACTGGCGCAACGCCGGTGGCGACTTCGTCACCCCGATCAGGGACCAGGGTGGCTGCGGTTCGTGCGTCGCGTTCGGCGCGATCGCCGTGCTGGAGTCGATGGTGCGCATCCGCGCGCACAACCCCGGCCTGGGCGTCGACCTGTCCGAGGCGCAGTTGTTCTTCTGTTACGGCCCGGGGCACGGGGCCGGTCACTGCCCCGGTGGCGGCTGGTGGCCGGATCAGGCCTTTGCCTGTATGGCGGACGGCATCGTCGACGAATCCTGCTTCCCCTACACGGCGGCGGATCAGCCGTGCAACCTGTGCCCCGACTGGGCGACGAAGCTGACCAAGTTCACCTCGAGCACCACCCGGAACTCGATCGCCGCGATGAAGCAGTTCATCTCCTCGACCGGGCCGATGACCACCTGCTTCACCGTCTACGAGGACTTTTACTACCACTACGCCGGCGGGGTCTACACCTACAACGCGTCCACCAGCGGCAACGCGGTCGGTGGGCACTGCGTGTGCATCGTCGGGTATGACGACAGCCAGGGATGCTGGATCGCGAAGAACTCGTGGGGGTCGGGCTGGGGTGAGAACGGCTTCTTCCGGATCGCGTACGGCAGCGCGGGGATCGACGCGGAGATGTGGGGCATCGACGGCACCGTCACCTCACCGCTGATCCCGCTCACCCAGTCGGGCCGGGCGACGACCCCGATGAGTGTCGTGGCGCGCAATCCGCAGCATCTGGACCTGTTCGAGGTCGGGCCGGACGGCAAGACGGTCAGCACCTGGTGGGACGCGTCCGCCGGCTGGGGCCAATGGTTCTGGGTCAGCGGTGGTGTCGCGTCGCCGGGTGGCGAAGGATCACCGGTGACCTCGGTGTCGCGGAACCCCAACCACCTGGACCTGTTCACGGTCGGGACCGACAACCGGGTCTATTCGTGTTGGTGGGACGCGGCGTCCGGCTGGGCGGCGTGGTTCGTGATCCCGGGCCTGACCGCGCGACCCGGGTCGAGCGTCGAGGTGGTTAGCCGGTATGCGGACCATCTGGACCTCTTCACGACCGACAGCACCGGCAAGACGATGTCGACCTGGTGGGATGCGTCGTCGGGGTGGGCGAACGGGTGGTTCCAGCTCGCCGGTGGCGTCGCGGCTGCGGGGTCGCCGGTCACGGCGGTGTCCCGATTCACCAATCATCTGGACGTTTTCACCGTCGGGACCGACAACCGGGTCTACTCCTGCTGGTGGGACGCGTCGTCCGGGTGGTCGAGCTGGTTCCCGCTACCGGGCGTGACCTGTGGTGCAGGGGCGCGGGTGTCGGTGGTCTCGCGGGCGACCGGAAACCTGGACCTGTTCACGACCGACACCTCCGGCCGGATCATGTCGACCTGGTGGAACGACCAGGGCGGCTGGGCGAACAGTTGGTTCCAGGTGAGCGGCGGCGTCGCTTCACCAGGATCGGACGTCACCGTGCTGGCGCGGTACGCAACACACCTGGACCTGTTCGTGGTCGGCACCGACAACCGGGTCTACAGCGCGTGGTGGGACGGGTCGACCGGGTGGGCCAATTGGTTCGTGGTCTCCGGCGGGGTGAGCACGAAAGGCGGTCAGGTTGCGTGCATCTCGCGCACGCAGAACCACATCGACCTGTTCACGACCGGCACCGACGGCCTGGTTTACAGCACCTGGTGGGATGGCTCGTCCGGGTGGGCCAACTGGTTCCAGGTGACCTGA
- a CDS encoding protease inhibitor I42 family protein, translating to MSDRDDGGVDVPEQLTLRVGQSASVRLPGLGTAGYRWTDHRDSDAVDATWQRGFDGADTRRAVGMSAPETVTLTGRRPGTATVDLVQARPWESPDAALHRQRITVTVVE from the coding sequence ATGAGCGACCGCGATGATGGAGGGGTGGACGTCCCGGAGCAACTCACTCTCCGGGTCGGGCAGTCGGCTTCGGTCCGGCTGCCCGGCCTGGGCACCGCCGGTTACCGATGGACCGACCACCGGGACTCCGACGCCGTCGACGCCACCTGGCAGCGCGGCTTCGATGGGGCCGACACTCGCCGGGCGGTGGGTATGAGCGCACCGGAGACGGTGACCCTGACCGGCCGGCGTCCCGGGACCGCCACTGTGGACCTGGTGCAGGCTCGACCGTGGGAGTCGCCCGACGCCGCACTGCACCGGCAGCGGATCACGGTCACGGTCGTCGAGTAG
- a CDS encoding N-6 DNA methylase codes for MLPGDSLDLRKARGAFYTPDPIARFITGWAIRDANDDVLEPSCGEAVFLHAAGGGRHRGRLAGVELHPATAIEAEKSLRAGGVVADIHAGDFFLHEEFGAYDAVVGNPPYVRYQGWTGDARAKSRAAALRAGVNLTRLASSWAAFTIHAALHLKQGGRLGLVLPAELLAVNYAAPVRRFLLEHFADVTLVLFEERVFPGVDVEAVLLLTDGYDPSGRSGTDHMNVHQVRDAGGLTDLADARRWTPPADGGRWSAGLLSRDGYDAYTKVVFSPKFTTLNTWGETTLGMVTGNNRFFALSPAKVAELGLRDDDLLRLSPPGSRHLRGLSLTSSAIDGLGADGRATYLFRPSGEPSKAATSYILSGEDLDVQEAYKCRVRSPWWRVPYLRPADLFLTYMNADTPRICSNRARVHHLNSVHGIYLQDGLKKLGTSLLPVASLNSVTLLGAETVGRSYGGGMLKIEPREADALPVPSPALVEKHGDVLARIRPAITAMLQAGRLLDAVAIVDDVLLTNGIRMSNKSLRAIRADHAELTARRVARGKGK; via the coding sequence ATGCTGCCCGGTGACTCCCTGGACTTGCGGAAGGCCAGGGGAGCGTTCTACACACCGGACCCCATCGCACGATTCATCACCGGTTGGGCGATCCGTGACGCCAACGACGACGTGCTGGAGCCGTCGTGTGGTGAGGCGGTGTTTTTGCATGCTGCTGGCGGGGGGCGGCACCGGGGACGGCTCGCCGGCGTCGAGCTGCATCCCGCGACCGCCATCGAGGCGGAGAAGTCTCTCCGGGCGGGTGGCGTCGTTGCCGACATACACGCCGGCGACTTCTTCCTGCATGAAGAGTTCGGGGCGTACGACGCTGTCGTCGGCAACCCACCATACGTTCGCTACCAAGGCTGGACGGGCGATGCGCGTGCCAAATCGCGGGCGGCAGCCCTCCGGGCGGGTGTCAACCTGACCAGGCTCGCGTCCTCCTGGGCCGCGTTCACAATTCACGCTGCCCTGCATCTGAAGCAAGGTGGGCGACTCGGACTCGTGTTGCCGGCGGAGCTGCTGGCCGTCAACTATGCGGCACCGGTGCGCCGTTTCCTGTTGGAGCACTTCGCCGATGTCACGCTCGTCCTGTTCGAGGAACGTGTTTTTCCGGGTGTCGATGTGGAGGCTGTCCTGCTCCTGACCGATGGCTACGACCCGTCTGGCCGCTCCGGCACCGACCACATGAACGTGCACCAGGTGCGCGATGCGGGCGGACTGACCGACCTCGCCGATGCTCGCCGTTGGACACCGCCGGCTGACGGGGGGCGCTGGTCCGCCGGGTTGTTGTCCCGTGACGGCTACGACGCCTACACCAAGGTCGTCTTCAGCCCGAAGTTCACGACGCTGAACACCTGGGGTGAAACCACCCTGGGCATGGTGACGGGTAACAACCGCTTCTTCGCGCTGTCTCCGGCCAAGGTGGCAGAGCTCGGTCTGCGCGATGACGACCTGCTCCGACTGTCTCCACCTGGTTCCCGGCACTTGCGCGGGCTTTCATTGACTTCGAGTGCGATCGACGGGTTGGGCGCCGACGGGCGGGCGACGTACTTGTTCCGCCCGAGCGGGGAGCCGAGCAAGGCCGCGACGTCATACATCCTCAGCGGCGAGGACCTCGACGTGCAGGAGGCGTACAAGTGCCGGGTACGGTCGCCGTGGTGGCGAGTGCCGTATCTTCGGCCAGCCGACCTCTTCCTGACCTATATGAATGCGGACACACCGCGAATCTGTAGTAATAGAGCGCGTGTTCACCATCTCAATTCCGTTCATGGGATCTACCTTCAGGACGGGTTGAAGAAGCTCGGGACGAGTCTGCTGCCTGTCGCCTCACTGAACAGCGTCACGCTGCTCGGTGCCGAGACCGTAGGCAGGTCATATGGGGGAGGGATGCTGAAGATCGAGCCTCGCGAGGCTGACGCGTTACCGGTGCCGTCGCCGGCATTGGTCGAAAAGCACGGCGATGTACTTGCACGAATTCGCCCAGCAATCACCGCGATGTTGCAGGCAGGGCGACTGCTCGACGCGGTTGCGATTGTTGATGACGTGCTGCTGACGAACGGCATCAGGATGAGCAACAAGTCGCTCAGAGCGATCCGTGCGGACCATGCCGAGCTGACTGCTCGCAGAGTTGCTCGTGGCAAAGGAAAGTGA
- a CDS encoding TRAFAC clade GTPase domain-containing protein yields MNIIERRPVMFILMAVASLGALAIAFAATISSWNTAVQPVIIGVVASVLTSVAIGFARLLTLRKAIPLRLATTGQREAGKTVFANLLFDHLMNSGEHLYSFTPESRSAIAVYQAVRGMAVEDWPPATVKGSVIQYDGQIRLSSRSFINVEIGDSAGEHWIALDARSARAEEADYVAWVLSAQVIAHVVSVETLRPQPGALGSQRDQLAADAEDLRLIGRLMKSAGGERKRQPTLLVVLSKADLIMEGSHAAREEFSERLEKVLYRVFSANQLIDDPSVRAIVDPANLDFSKLYRFSREVEGAFAELYFTFSSIESLISDQRAEIGRRIELITVLIDSARRYARSGGLRAR; encoded by the coding sequence ATGAACATAATCGAGAGGCGACCGGTGATGTTCATATTAATGGCGGTCGCGTCCTTAGGCGCTTTAGCGATCGCGTTCGCCGCCACCATTTCATCTTGGAATACAGCAGTGCAGCCCGTGATCATCGGCGTAGTTGCTTCCGTATTGACTTCCGTGGCAATCGGATTCGCTCGTTTGCTAACTTTGCGGAAGGCCATTCCGCTCAGGTTGGCCACGACAGGGCAGAGAGAGGCAGGGAAAACCGTTTTCGCGAACCTCCTTTTTGACCACTTGATGAATTCAGGTGAACATCTATATAGTTTCACACCCGAATCGCGTAGCGCCATTGCGGTCTACCAGGCCGTCCGTGGGATGGCGGTGGAAGATTGGCCGCCAGCGACCGTCAAGGGTTCAGTAATCCAGTATGACGGGCAAATAAGACTTAGTTCTAGATCCTTCATCAATGTGGAGATCGGAGACTCGGCTGGCGAGCACTGGATTGCTCTGGATGCCCGCTCCGCGCGCGCCGAAGAGGCGGATTATGTTGCGTGGGTTCTTTCGGCGCAAGTGATTGCCCACGTCGTCAGCGTCGAAACCCTTCGGCCGCAACCAGGGGCCCTCGGGTCTCAACGCGATCAGCTTGCGGCTGATGCAGAAGATTTAAGGCTCATCGGAAGGTTGATGAAAAGTGCGGGCGGAGAGAGAAAGCGACAGCCAACTCTGCTCGTAGTGTTGTCCAAGGCGGATCTGATAATGGAGGGCTCACATGCCGCGCGTGAGGAGTTTTCCGAGCGGTTGGAGAAGGTCCTGTATCGCGTGTTTTCCGCGAATCAACTGATTGATGATCCATCCGTTCGCGCGATCGTAGACCCAGCGAACCTCGACTTCTCCAAGCTGTATCGCTTTTCTCGAGAGGTTGAGGGTGCATTTGCCGAATTGTACTTCACCTTCTCATCTATTGAGAGCCTCATTAGTGACCAGCGCGCGGAGATTGGCCGACGCATCGAACTCATCACTGTGCTCATTGATTCGGCGAGGAGATACGCCAGAAGCGGGGGACTCAGGGCGCGATAA
- a CDS encoding class-II fumarase/aspartase family protein, with product MLFDGATELRVSDPGIRDLFSRESRWQAWLDVESALASAEAKVGVIPDEAAVEIAKNATVDRLDRARIDEGLKRTAHALVPLVWELSRVCGSDSGRWVHWGATTENILQTGDTLLVRRANTEIKALLRRCLEAMAGLASTGADMVMAGRSHGQHAVPITFGFKVAVWIDELSRHVARIRSVEDRLFVGMLGGAVGTFASLGDNGPAVQDAMCDVLELSPMRVPARSVHDHRAEYLCVLGLLAATGGKIAREIYSLMETEVGELEEPMPPGTVGSSTMPQKRNPHLCQDVIAGAAEIRSLVPLGLEAMAVEHEADRSRSLVFADALERACVGVGDLLVRLAVILEGLSVDPERMRRNLDVSHGLILSEAIMLRLGEHVGRQRAHDLVYEAAQECATTGADFKSALMKVGELTRYISTEDLDDLFDPTAYVGESPRIARSAVDQVQAMFSQGSE from the coding sequence ATGCTGTTTGATGGTGCAACGGAATTGCGGGTTTCGGATCCAGGAATCCGAGACCTATTTTCACGCGAGTCGCGTTGGCAAGCATGGCTGGACGTCGAGAGTGCGCTGGCGAGTGCCGAAGCCAAGGTCGGGGTGATACCTGACGAGGCTGCGGTCGAGATTGCCAAGAATGCCACAGTCGATCGGCTTGATCGCGCCAGGATCGACGAGGGTTTGAAGCGGACGGCGCACGCCCTTGTACCGCTGGTGTGGGAGCTATCACGAGTGTGTGGTAGCGACAGTGGACGCTGGGTGCACTGGGGTGCCACGACGGAGAACATCTTGCAGACCGGAGACACACTCCTGGTCAGGCGGGCCAACACAGAAATCAAGGCGCTGCTGCGTCGATGTCTCGAGGCTATGGCGGGCCTCGCGAGCACCGGCGCTGACATGGTGATGGCGGGTAGGAGCCATGGCCAACACGCAGTGCCGATTACGTTTGGATTCAAGGTCGCGGTCTGGATCGACGAGCTGAGCCGTCACGTGGCGCGGATCAGGTCCGTGGAAGACCGGCTGTTTGTCGGAATGCTCGGTGGTGCGGTCGGGACTTTTGCGTCGCTGGGTGATAACGGGCCGGCCGTCCAGGATGCGATGTGCGACGTCCTGGAGCTTTCACCGATGCGGGTGCCGGCAAGAAGCGTGCATGACCACCGGGCGGAGTATCTTTGCGTGCTCGGCCTGCTCGCCGCGACGGGTGGGAAGATTGCGCGCGAAATCTATTCCTTGATGGAGACTGAGGTTGGTGAACTTGAGGAACCGATGCCGCCAGGGACGGTCGGTAGCTCGACGATGCCGCAGAAGCGCAATCCACATCTTTGCCAGGACGTGATTGCCGGAGCGGCCGAGATCCGTTCGCTGGTGCCTTTGGGGTTGGAGGCCATGGCGGTTGAGCACGAGGCTGATCGTTCGCGCAGTCTGGTGTTTGCCGATGCCCTTGAGCGAGCCTGTGTCGGCGTTGGTGACTTGTTGGTGCGCCTGGCAGTGATTCTGGAGGGTCTGAGCGTCGATCCGGAAAGGATGCGGCGGAACCTGGACGTGTCGCACGGCTTGATCCTCTCGGAGGCGATCATGCTACGGCTCGGTGAGCACGTCGGTAGGCAACGGGCGCATGACCTGGTCTATGAGGCTGCTCAGGAATGTGCGACGACCGGTGCGGATTTCAAGTCGGCGTTGATGAAGGTAGGCGAGTTGACTCGGTACATCAGTACTGAGGATTTGGATGACCTGTTCGATCCTACCGCCTACGTCGGTGAGTCGCCGCGAATTGCACGGAGCGCTGTGGATCAGGTGCAGGCCATGTTTAGCCAGGGCTCCGAGTAA